Proteins encoded within one genomic window of Acidithiobacillus sp. AMEEHan:
- a CDS encoding L-threonylcarbamoyladenylate synthase, producing the protein MLVASMLPRHPRRQALRKAVAELRRGGVLAYPTEGVWGLGCDPRNRRALRKILALKARPQKKGVLLVAANQAQTRFYWQATEPLALQPEAYWPGTTLVLPASRPCPAWIRGQHDGIALRVSAHPGIRALCRAFGGAIVSTSANPAGKRPARSLRELRRHFGRDLLTLPARLGGQGRPSRIIDARSGKILRS; encoded by the coding sequence GTGCTCGTAGCTAGCATGTTGCCGCGCCATCCTCGTCGTCAGGCCCTGCGCAAAGCCGTCGCCGAGTTGCGACGGGGGGGCGTCCTCGCCTACCCAACGGAAGGGGTCTGGGGCCTAGGCTGCGACCCCCGCAATCGGCGTGCCTTGCGCAAGATTCTTGCTCTCAAGGCCCGACCCCAGAAAAAGGGCGTGCTTCTCGTTGCCGCCAATCAGGCGCAAACTCGGTTCTATTGGCAGGCTACGGAGCCCTTGGCGCTGCAGCCAGAAGCCTACTGGCCCGGCACTACCCTGGTCCTTCCCGCCAGCAGACCTTGTCCCGCATGGATTCGCGGCCAGCACGATGGCATTGCCCTGCGCGTGAGCGCGCACCCTGGAATACGTGCCCTGTGCCGGGCCTTCGGCGGCGCCATTGTCTCCACCAGTGCCAATCCTGCTGGAAAGCGCCCAGCGCGCTCCCTGCGCGAGCTGCGCCGCCACTTTGGTCGGGACTTGCTCACGCTGCCCGCGCGCTTAGGTGGCCAAGGCCGCCCAAGTCGCATTATTGATGCCCGTAGTGGCAAGATCCTCAGGAGTTGA
- the hemF gene encoding oxygen-dependent coproporphyrinogen oxidase, giving the protein MSALDLSSLEQFLLQLQDEICTQLAAADGVASFREDLWERAEGGGGRTRVLAEGDLFEKAGVNFSRVHGRQLPPSATAARPELAGQGFDALGVSLVLHPRNPYVPIVHMNYRFFSAGSTWWFGGGADLTPIYGFVEDAEHFHRTLKTACDRHDPAYYPRFKAWCDDYFTIRHRGEMRGVGGIFFDDLHGDAERIRALWEDVAQSFLPSYLPITERRRHLPYGGRERQFQLLRRGRYVEFNLVYDRGTLFGLQSGGRTESILMSLPPLAAWEYDWQGEAGSPEARLKSEFLTPRDWA; this is encoded by the coding sequence ATGAGCGCCTTAGATCTCTCGTCCCTGGAACAGTTTTTACTGCAATTACAGGATGAGATATGCACCCAGCTTGCTGCCGCCGATGGCGTCGCGAGCTTCCGCGAGGATCTCTGGGAGCGCGCCGAGGGGGGTGGAGGTCGCACCCGAGTCCTGGCCGAAGGCGATCTCTTTGAAAAGGCCGGGGTGAATTTTTCTCGCGTGCATGGACGGCAGCTACCGCCTTCCGCTACCGCTGCGCGACCCGAGCTGGCCGGCCAGGGCTTCGACGCCCTGGGTGTCTCCCTCGTTCTGCACCCGCGCAATCCCTACGTGCCCATCGTCCACATGAACTATCGCTTTTTTAGCGCGGGGAGTACCTGGTGGTTTGGCGGCGGTGCGGATTTGACCCCTATCTACGGCTTTGTCGAGGACGCCGAGCATTTTCACCGTACCTTGAAGACCGCTTGCGATCGTCACGACCCGGCCTACTATCCGCGTTTCAAGGCTTGGTGTGATGACTATTTCACCATTCGCCATCGCGGCGAGATGCGCGGCGTCGGCGGGATCTTCTTCGACGATCTCCACGGCGACGCCGAACGGATTCGCGCCCTCTGGGAAGATGTAGCGCAGAGCTTTCTGCCGAGCTACCTGCCGATCACCGAACGTCGTCGCCATCTGCCCTATGGCGGACGGGAGCGGCAGTTTCAGCTCTTGCGACGCGGGCGTTACGTCGAGTTCAACCTCGTCTACGACCGCGGCACCCTCTTTGGCCTGCAATCGGGGGGGCGTACCGAGAGCATCCTCATGTCCCTGCCTCCCCTCGCGGCTTGGGAGTACGACTGGCAAGGTGAGGCTGGCAGCCCTGAGGCAAGGCTGAAGAGCGAGTTTCTGACGCCGCGGGATTGGGCATGA